Proteins encoded together in one Eriocheir sinensis breed Jianghai 21 chromosome 41, ASM2467909v1, whole genome shotgun sequence window:
- the LOC127009698 gene encoding carbohydrate sulfotransferase 10-like isoform X1 has product MPPNMFRIKNIVFALLIITFIIYANINVNQVTKPKIVEYFNELTSTNFGKRRHEPNTTTENVIRIWRENQNTLNENVQVTYVSVILPQEIVSTTDSPPPIVAETGTLANTGSLGKENEVIFPDITNCSMKEYKRKLAKHKNSARANIYICRKWHEPNPNDPLWPMVVPPTNGSILKTFPIHHQDPEVERQLLEQVAVQEERLALLATTCQSHPHLAVPSKVKLVWDTSRTPPLIYCPVYKVASTTWAAYFLRLAHIRASEPRTKKKKAVPDAHTIMSEIFHPPKKSKEKNTIFPKSLRFIVVRHPFSRLLSAYRDKINTLTPRPFQPYFLDLQQAIMKKYRARSSNITSPTPTFPEFVDYVIDSTEKLATAKDWIEKVVCWTPYWVQCGVCSSDYQVVIKLETMDIDVQFLAEIAHLKEIQNVHEWKNQRNNYTSSSAFPEYFRELTKNQTLLLYQRYKLDFELFGYSIEDYLSFAKI; this is encoded by the exons ATGCCGCCAAATATGTTCCGAATTAAAAACATAGTGTTCGCTTTATTAATAATTACATTTATAATATATGCAAATATCAATGTAAACCAAGTGACAAAGCCTAAAATTGTTGAATATTTTAACGAACTGACGTCAACCAATTTTGGAAAACGGCGACACgagcccaacaccaccaccgaaAATGTAATTAGAATATGGAGAGAAAACCAGAACACACTTAATGAGAATGTGCAGGTTACATATGTGTCCGTTATTTTACCTCAAGAGATTGTCAGCACCACAGACTCACCACCACCGATTGTCGCCGAAACAGGCACCTTGGCTAACACAGGATCattagggaaagaaaatgaggtgatATTTCCTGACATAACTAACTGTTCCATGAAAGAATATAAACGGAAATTGGCGAAGCACAAAAATTCTGCCAGGgcaaatatttatatttgtaggaaatggCATGAGCCCAACCCAAACGACCCTCTGTGGCCCATGGTGGTGCCGCCCACCAATGGCTCCATACTGAAGACATTTCCCATTCACCACCAGGACCCGGAG GTGGAGAGGCAGCTGCTTGAACAGGTCGCAGTACAGGAGGAGCGGCTGGCGCTCCTTGCAACCACATGTCAGAGTCATCCTCACCTTGCTGTTCCGAGTAAAGTGAAGCTGGTATGGGACACTTCAAGGACACCTCCGCTCATTTATTGTCCTGTTTACAAG GTAGCATCGACTACATGGGCAGCCTACTTCCTACGTTTAGCTCACATAAGAGCCAGTGAGCcacggacaaaaaaaaag aaGGCAGTTCCAGATGCTCACACCATAATGTCAGAGATATTCCATCCTccaaaaaagagtaaagagaagaacACAATATTTCCAAAGTCCTTACGTTTCATCGTGGTGCGACATCCATTTAGCAG GCTGCTCTCGGCTTATAGGGACAAAATCAACACACTAACCCCAAGGCCATTCCAACCATACTTTCTTGACCTACAACAAGCAATCATGAAAAAGTACAGAGCACGAAGCAGTAACATCACTTCGCCAACTCCGACCTTTCCTGAGTTTGTTGATTATGTCATTGACTCCACAGAAAAATTAGCAACCGCAAAAGATTGGATTGAGAAG GTTGTGTGCTGGACACCTTACTGGGTACAGTGTGGTGTATGCTCTTCTGACTACCAAGTAGTTATCAAACTAGAGACCATGGACATTGATGTACAGTTCCTAGCTGAAATTGCTCATCTGAAAGAAATTCAGAATGTACATGAATGGAAAAATCAGAGGAATAATTATACTTCATCTAGTGCATTTCCAGAATACTTTAGGGAACTGACAAAGAACCAAACACTCTTGTTATATCAGCGATATAAGTTAGACTTCGAATTATTTGGATATTCTATTGAAGATTACCTCAGTTTTGCTAAGATATAA
- the LOC127009698 gene encoding carbohydrate sulfotransferase 11-like isoform X2, with product MPPNMFRIKNIVFALLIITFIIYANINVNQVTKPKIVEYFNELTSTNFGKRRHEPNTTTENVIRIWRENQNTLNENVQVTYVSVILPQEIVSTTDSPPPIVAETGTLANTGSLGKENEVIFPDITNCSMKEYKRKLAKHKNSARANIYICRKWHEPNPNDPLWPMVVPPTNGSILKTFPIHHQDPEVERQLLEQVAVQEERLALLATTCQSHPHLAVPSKVKLVWDTSRTPPLIYCPVYKVASTTWAAYFLRLAHIRASEPRTKKKAVPDAHTIMSEIFHPPKKSKEKNTIFPKSLRFIVVRHPFSRLLSAYRDKINTLTPRPFQPYFLDLQQAIMKKYRARSSNITSPTPTFPEFVDYVIDSTEKLATAKDWIEKVVCWTPYWVQCGVCSSDYQVVIKLETMDIDVQFLAEIAHLKEIQNVHEWKNQRNNYTSSSAFPEYFRELTKNQTLLLYQRYKLDFELFGYSIEDYLSFAKI from the exons ATGCCGCCAAATATGTTCCGAATTAAAAACATAGTGTTCGCTTTATTAATAATTACATTTATAATATATGCAAATATCAATGTAAACCAAGTGACAAAGCCTAAAATTGTTGAATATTTTAACGAACTGACGTCAACCAATTTTGGAAAACGGCGACACgagcccaacaccaccaccgaaAATGTAATTAGAATATGGAGAGAAAACCAGAACACACTTAATGAGAATGTGCAGGTTACATATGTGTCCGTTATTTTACCTCAAGAGATTGTCAGCACCACAGACTCACCACCACCGATTGTCGCCGAAACAGGCACCTTGGCTAACACAGGATCattagggaaagaaaatgaggtgatATTTCCTGACATAACTAACTGTTCCATGAAAGAATATAAACGGAAATTGGCGAAGCACAAAAATTCTGCCAGGgcaaatatttatatttgtaggaaatggCATGAGCCCAACCCAAACGACCCTCTGTGGCCCATGGTGGTGCCGCCCACCAATGGCTCCATACTGAAGACATTTCCCATTCACCACCAGGACCCGGAG GTGGAGAGGCAGCTGCTTGAACAGGTCGCAGTACAGGAGGAGCGGCTGGCGCTCCTTGCAACCACATGTCAGAGTCATCCTCACCTTGCTGTTCCGAGTAAAGTGAAGCTGGTATGGGACACTTCAAGGACACCTCCGCTCATTTATTGTCCTGTTTACAAG GTAGCATCGACTACATGGGCAGCCTACTTCCTACGTTTAGCTCACATAAGAGCCAGTGAGCcacggacaaaaaaaaag GCAGTTCCAGATGCTCACACCATAATGTCAGAGATATTCCATCCTccaaaaaagagtaaagagaagaacACAATATTTCCAAAGTCCTTACGTTTCATCGTGGTGCGACATCCATTTAGCAG GCTGCTCTCGGCTTATAGGGACAAAATCAACACACTAACCCCAAGGCCATTCCAACCATACTTTCTTGACCTACAACAAGCAATCATGAAAAAGTACAGAGCACGAAGCAGTAACATCACTTCGCCAACTCCGACCTTTCCTGAGTTTGTTGATTATGTCATTGACTCCACAGAAAAATTAGCAACCGCAAAAGATTGGATTGAGAAG GTTGTGTGCTGGACACCTTACTGGGTACAGTGTGGTGTATGCTCTTCTGACTACCAAGTAGTTATCAAACTAGAGACCATGGACATTGATGTACAGTTCCTAGCTGAAATTGCTCATCTGAAAGAAATTCAGAATGTACATGAATGGAAAAATCAGAGGAATAATTATACTTCATCTAGTGCATTTCCAGAATACTTTAGGGAACTGACAAAGAACCAAACACTCTTGTTATATCAGCGATATAAGTTAGACTTCGAATTATTTGGATATTCTATTGAAGATTACCTCAGTTTTGCTAAGATATAA